From Deinococcus aquaticus, one genomic window encodes:
- a CDS encoding DUF456 domain-containing protein, whose translation MSLAFLIFLAAWVIGMIGTFVPAVPATIIIFLGSVAATLVDGFQPWPDLPFLLTFLLITVAISMVDNLASAWGARKYGGSRQAVWGALIGGLVGIFIPFGLIVGPLAGALIAELLVVRKPPLDAARAAWGTLIGLLAGLAAKVILHLLIGLYELWRLWDPARSVFG comes from the coding sequence GTGAGTCTTGCCTTCCTGATCTTCCTGGCTGCCTGGGTGATCGGCATGATCGGTACGTTCGTGCCGGCCGTGCCCGCCACCATCATCATCTTCCTGGGGTCCGTCGCCGCGACCCTGGTCGACGGATTCCAGCCGTGGCCGGACCTGCCGTTTCTGCTGACGTTCCTGCTGATCACGGTCGCCATCAGCATGGTCGACAACCTCGCCTCGGCGTGGGGGGCCCGCAAGTACGGCGGGAGCCGTCAGGCCGTGTGGGGCGCGCTGATCGGCGGTCTGGTCGGTATCTTCATTCCCTTCGGTCTGATCGTCGGCCCGCTGGCTGGCGCGCTGATCGCGGAACTGCTGGTCGTGCGTAAGCCCCCACTGGACGCCGCGCGGGCCGCGTGGGGCACCCTGATCGGCCTGCTGGCCGGACTGGCCGCCAAGGTCATCCTGCACCTGCTGATCGGTCTGTACGAACTGTGGCGGCTGTGGGACCCCGCCCGGTCCGTCTTCGGCTGA
- the fni gene encoding type 2 isopentenyl-diphosphate Delta-isomerase, whose product MTDAPSIPPAAPDTSAGSGIEQRKLRHIEACLRLDSQYAARTTGLHGVPWPYHALPELDLDRVDLRTGFLGRPLSAPVLIGAMTGGADAAARINRNLATAAQRLGIGMMLGSQRVMLERPAARASFLVREWAPDILLVGNLGGAQFLLGYDGTHAARAVQEVGADALAIHVNPLQEALQAGGDTNWAGLTDRLAALVPTLPFPVILKEVGHGLDRRTVQAVASAGFAALDVAGAGGTSWARVEQLVHHGRVRTPDLCDLGIPTAQAIRDARQAAPGTPLIASGGIRTGLDAARALSLGAQVVAVARPLLEPALDSADAAEDWLRQFIHELRVALFVGGYSGLDDLHARPPSAG is encoded by the coding sequence GTGACCGACGCCCCTTCCATCCCGCCAGCCGCCCCGGACACCAGTGCCGGCAGCGGCATCGAGCAGCGCAAACTGCGGCATATCGAGGCCTGCCTGCGCCTGGACAGCCAGTACGCCGCGCGCACCACCGGCCTGCACGGGGTGCCCTGGCCGTACCACGCTCTGCCGGAACTCGACCTGGACCGCGTGGACCTGCGCACTGGCTTCCTGGGCCGCCCCCTGAGCGCCCCGGTCCTGATCGGCGCGATGACCGGCGGGGCCGACGCGGCCGCGCGGATCAACCGGAACCTCGCCACGGCCGCGCAGCGCCTGGGCATCGGCATGATGCTCGGCTCGCAGCGCGTGATGCTGGAACGCCCGGCGGCCCGCGCCAGCTTCCTGGTGCGCGAGTGGGCGCCGGATATCCTGCTCGTCGGGAACCTGGGCGGCGCGCAGTTCCTGCTCGGCTACGACGGCACGCACGCCGCGCGGGCCGTGCAGGAGGTCGGGGCGGACGCGCTGGCCATTCACGTCAACCCGCTTCAGGAGGCGTTGCAGGCGGGCGGCGATACCAACTGGGCTGGCCTGACGGACCGGCTGGCGGCCCTGGTCCCCACGCTGCCGTTCCCGGTGATCCTGAAGGAGGTCGGGCACGGACTGGACCGCCGCACCGTGCAGGCCGTGGCGAGCGCAGGTTTCGCGGCGCTGGACGTGGCCGGTGCGGGCGGCACCAGCTGGGCGCGGGTCGAGCAGCTGGTGCACCACGGGCGGGTGCGCACGCCGGACCTGTGCGACCTGGGCATCCCGACCGCGCAGGCCATCCGTGACGCCCGGCAGGCCGCGCCGGGCACGCCACTGATCGCCTCGGGCGGCATCCGCACGGGCCTGGACGCCGCCCGCGCCCTCAGCCTCGGCGCGCAGGTGGTCGCCGTGGCCCGCCCGCTACTGGAACCCGCCCTGGACAGCGCGGACGCCGCCGAGGACTGGTTGCGGCAATTCATTCACGAGCTGCGGGTGGCGCTGTTCGTTGGTGGGTACTCGGGCCTGGACGACCTGCACGCCCGGCCACCCTCTGCCGGCTGA
- a CDS encoding low temperature requirement protein A, which produces MTSGDHEAPLPGGPDAAGAADGTSPISGDGGEDAQGEPTQRVTWLELFYDLIFVVAFDQLALRLGDAHSPENLLVFGLTFTAVWWAWANNTLFAARYGNERRTYRLVTLAQLLTMTLLAMTLRGDLSDTGAWFALAYAVNHLLQAGLYLRASRTVTADQVPSGAGGTGDGSVEGRALFARHMAGLFALAAALWIASAFLPGGGAAQLSVWVVALLVDVLRAPLIRSGHQHAPPHAGHLPERVGLLQIIALGAIVTEIVGGGRQQALTPATLLPAMGGVLTVVALWQLYFSQARTLPLLETRRAGQIRHLLAWLYAHLPFTLSVVTLGVGLGHTLGSADPAEDAAYQKLLTFPLAGAFLSLAFLRLNALRITRRTRRDRSLLALLLGGVLAAALAVPDLDTPRLLLLVTALSVTVAGVVSTDPATRRLNVIEEQSVDTDPEDGPPDPTS; this is translated from the coding sequence GTGACCTCCGGGGATCACGAAGCACCTCTGCCCGGTGGCCCGGACGCCGCCGGGGCCGCAGACGGCACCAGCCCGATCAGCGGGGACGGCGGGGAGGACGCTCAGGGCGAGCCGACGCAGCGGGTCACGTGGCTGGAACTGTTCTACGACCTGATTTTCGTGGTGGCGTTCGATCAGCTGGCGCTGCGGCTGGGGGACGCGCACAGTCCTGAGAACCTGCTGGTGTTCGGCCTGACGTTCACGGCGGTGTGGTGGGCCTGGGCGAACAACACCCTGTTCGCGGCGCGTTACGGCAACGAGCGGCGCACCTACCGGCTGGTGACGCTGGCGCAACTGCTGACCATGACGCTGCTGGCCATGACGCTGCGCGGCGACCTGAGCGACACCGGCGCGTGGTTCGCCCTGGCGTACGCCGTGAATCACCTGTTGCAGGCGGGCCTGTACCTGCGGGCGTCCCGGACGGTCACGGCCGATCAGGTGCCGTCGGGGGCCGGGGGCACCGGGGACGGCAGCGTGGAGGGCCGGGCGCTGTTCGCGCGGCACATGGCGGGGCTGTTCGCGCTGGCGGCCGCCCTGTGGATCGCCTCGGCGTTCCTGCCGGGTGGCGGGGCCGCCCAGCTGAGCGTGTGGGTGGTCGCCCTGCTGGTCGACGTGCTGCGCGCCCCGCTGATCCGCAGTGGCCACCAGCACGCCCCGCCGCACGCGGGTCACCTGCCTGAACGCGTCGGGCTGCTGCAGATCATCGCGCTGGGCGCCATCGTGACCGAGATCGTCGGCGGGGGCCGCCAGCAGGCCCTGACGCCCGCCACGCTGCTGCCCGCCATGGGGGGCGTCCTGACCGTCGTGGCGCTGTGGCAGCTGTACTTCTCGCAGGCGCGCACGCTGCCGCTCCTTGAGACCCGCCGCGCCGGGCAGATCCGGCACCTGCTGGCGTGGCTGTACGCGCACCTGCCGTTCACGCTGAGCGTGGTCACGCTGGGCGTGGGCCTGGGCCACACCCTCGGCAGCGCCGACCCGGCCGAGGACGCCGCGTACCAGAAACTGCTGACGTTCCCGCTGGCCGGGGCGTTCCTGTCCCTGGCCTTCCTGCGCCTGAACGCCCTGCGCATCACGCGGCGCACCCGGCGGGACCGCAGCCTGCTGGCCCTGCTGCTGGGCGGGGTGCTGGCGGCGGCCCTGGCAGTCCCGGACCTGGACACGCCCCGGCTGCTGCTGCTGGTCACGGCCCTGAGCGTCACCGTGGCCGGCGTGGTGTCCACCGACCCCGCCACGCGCCGCCTGAACGTCATTGAGGAACAGAGCGTGGACACCGACCCCGAGGACGGCCCGCCCGACCCGACCAGCTGA
- the ruvA gene encoding Holliday junction branch migration protein RuvA — protein MIAYLSGVVREVRDASAVVVTGGVGYEVQCPAGTLAKMTVGQPTELNTRFVVREDAQLLFGFADADSVRLFDLLTGVSGVGPRMGLAMLSAMPVSALAAGLLGGDVKLLSSVSGVGKKTAERLVLELQNKVPEHLAAPAAGGAGAKPARVATTAGRDAVDALLALGFREAQVRAVVAELVAADADLSADGLIRRALGRLR, from the coding sequence ATGATTGCTTACCTGTCCGGCGTGGTCCGGGAAGTGCGGGATGCCAGCGCCGTGGTCGTGACGGGCGGCGTGGGCTACGAGGTGCAGTGCCCGGCAGGCACGCTCGCGAAGATGACGGTCGGGCAGCCCACCGAACTGAACACCCGCTTCGTCGTGCGTGAGGACGCGCAACTGCTGTTCGGGTTCGCGGACGCCGACAGCGTGCGCCTGTTCGACCTGCTGACCGGCGTGAGCGGCGTGGGACCGCGCATGGGACTGGCGATGCTGTCGGCCATGCCGGTTAGTGCGCTGGCGGCCGGACTGCTGGGCGGAGACGTGAAACTCCTGAGCAGCGTGAGCGGCGTGGGTAAGAAGACCGCCGAGCGGCTGGTCCTGGAATTGCAGAACAAGGTGCCCGAGCATCTGGCGGCCCCGGCGGCGGGCGGCGCGGGAGCGAAACCGGCGCGCGTGGCCACCACGGCTGGGCGTGACGCGGTGGACGCGCTGCTGGCGCTGGGCTTCCGGGAAGCGCAGGTGCGGGCGGTCGTGGCCGAACTGGTGGCGGCCGACGCGGACCTGAGTGCCGACGGCCTGATCCGCCGGGCGCTCGGTCGCCTTCGGTGA
- a CDS encoding GNAT family N-acetyltransferase: MVTLRPARESDRAALLGICLHTGDSGQDAAHLYRDPLLLGQVYAAPYLSFAPDFAFVLEDALGVGGYVLGAPDTAAFEDTLERAWWPALRRAHPDPAATPAPERTPDQRITHLIHHPPRAPRELLAAYPSHLHIDLLPRVQGGGRGRALMHTLLGALRAAGSPGVHLGVGARNVNAQGFYRHLGFTELTRTPGAVTFGLRLRGT; the protein is encoded by the coding sequence ATGGTCACCCTGCGCCCCGCCCGCGAATCCGACCGCGCCGCTCTGCTCGGCATCTGCCTGCACACCGGCGACAGCGGCCAGGACGCCGCCCACCTGTACCGCGACCCGCTGCTGCTGGGGCAGGTGTACGCCGCGCCGTACCTGAGCTTCGCGCCGGACTTCGCCTTCGTGCTGGAGGACGCCCTGGGCGTGGGCGGGTACGTGCTGGGCGCGCCGGACACCGCCGCCTTCGAGGACACTCTGGAACGCGCGTGGTGGCCTGCGCTGCGCCGGGCGCATCCCGACCCGGCCGCCACGCCGGCGCCAGAGCGCACCCCGGACCAGCGGATCACGCACCTGATCCACCACCCGCCCCGCGCGCCGCGTGAGCTGCTGGCCGCGTACCCCTCGCACCTGCACATCGACCTGCTGCCCCGCGTGCAGGGAGGCGGACGGGGCCGCGCCCTGATGCACACGCTGCTGGGTGCGCTGCGGGCCGCCGGTTCGCCCGGCGTGCACCTGGGCGTCGGGGCGCGCAACGTGAACGCCCAGGGCTTCTACCGGCACCTGGGCTTCACGGAACTGACCCGCACGCCGGGCGCCGTCACGTTCGGTTTACGACTGCGTGGAACTTGA
- a CDS encoding leishmanolysin-related zinc metalloendopeptidase, protein MRRSLPIAASLLTLSALLASCGTTQTSLQSGLQASVAPGTVNVADLPVDPYARITLGEQATEPYNVTLNFATGSDAAVMNAMQAAATRWQGVITRGQASATVNIPAGACGSNAAYRGTIDDILVFTGNRTIDGPGGILAQSGPCSVRSSTGLTTYSTLVFDTADLAQFSSQLADIAVHELGHSLGIGSLWSRFGLVSGLGTTNPTYSGSNALREYRAAGGTLSAVPVENQGGGGTAGAHWRETTFGTELMTGYLNSGVVNPLSRVSVGTLQDMGYAVNYAAANAYTIPATTALTLRQVDLGGREEIVTPRYRTE, encoded by the coding sequence ATGCGCCGTTCCCTGCCCATTGCCGCTTCCCTGCTGACCCTCAGCGCCCTGCTCGCCTCCTGCGGCACCACCCAGACCAGCCTCCAGAGCGGCCTTCAGGCCAGCGTGGCGCCCGGCACCGTCAACGTGGCGGACCTGCCCGTGGACCCCTACGCCAGAATCACACTGGGCGAGCAGGCCACCGAACCGTACAACGTCACCCTGAACTTCGCGACCGGCAGCGACGCGGCCGTCATGAACGCCATGCAGGCCGCCGCGACCCGCTGGCAGGGCGTCATCACGCGGGGGCAGGCGAGCGCCACCGTGAACATTCCCGCCGGTGCCTGTGGCAGCAACGCCGCCTACCGGGGCACCATCGACGACATTCTGGTCTTCACGGGCAACAGGACCATCGACGGTCCCGGCGGCATCCTCGCACAGAGCGGGCCGTGCAGCGTGCGCAGCAGCACCGGCCTGACCACCTACTCCACGCTGGTGTTCGACACGGCCGACCTCGCGCAGTTCAGCAGTCAACTGGCCGACATTGCCGTGCACGAACTGGGGCACTCGCTGGGCATCGGGTCGCTGTGGTCACGGTTCGGTCTGGTCAGCGGTCTGGGCACGACCAACCCCACCTACAGCGGCTCCAACGCCCTGCGCGAGTACCGCGCGGCGGGCGGCACGCTGAGTGCCGTGCCGGTTGAGAACCAGGGTGGGGGCGGCACCGCCGGGGCCCACTGGCGTGAAACGACCTTCGGGACCGAGCTGATGACCGGCTACCTGAACAGCGGTGTCGTCAACCCCCTGAGCCGCGTCAGCGTGGGCACCCTGCAGGACATGGGGTACGCCGTGAACTACGCCGCCGCCAACGCGTACACCATCCCGGCCACCACGGCGCTGACGCTCAGGCAAGTGGACCTGGGTGGGCGCGAGGAGATCGTCACGCCCCGCTACCGCACCGAGTAA
- a CDS encoding MFS transporter — MSVPATRPTVLASAHPPAPTSGAAPDRLTQLTLLLLSTLTIMSGATIAPALPAMQAHFADVPNAAFLVKLSLTIVGLVIALTAPLSGVLADRYGRRPVLLASLALYALGGGAGLIADSIGSLLAGRIVLGLAVAGTMTAAGALVNDLFSGPARGKFLSQQAAFGNFGGAVLMPLGGLLAAASWRAPFALYLIALLLIPLTLRLAGGLPAPLPTDSAQDSRPRWASIGVIYALSVGYMIVFYLMPTQGPFLLRTLGAAPAVTGLLLGAFTLVAAITSLVYSRFTGRFHAQRTAALGLILLAAGWLTVSGADTVTGALLGLILGGTGGGLVFPNLYTWLADLTPPAWRGRVTAGMSSAIFLGQFLSPVLLTSAPGHEGLIFRVGALLAAVMSAALVAFSLRRTPTARAG; from the coding sequence ATGTCCGTGCCTGCCACCCGACCCACCGTGCTCGCCTCCGCCCACCCACCCGCGCCGACCTCGGGCGCCGCACCCGACCGCCTGACCCAGCTGACCCTGCTGCTGCTCTCGACCCTGACCATCATGTCCGGCGCGACCATCGCTCCGGCCCTGCCCGCCATGCAGGCGCACTTCGCGGACGTCCCGAACGCCGCGTTCCTGGTCAAGCTGTCCCTGACCATCGTGGGACTGGTCATCGCGCTGACCGCTCCGCTCAGCGGCGTGCTGGCCGACCGCTACGGCCGCCGCCCGGTCCTGCTGGCCTCACTGGCCCTGTACGCCCTGGGTGGCGGCGCGGGCCTGATCGCGGACTCCATCGGTTCCCTGCTGGCCGGGCGGATCGTGCTGGGACTGGCCGTGGCCGGCACCATGACGGCCGCCGGTGCGCTCGTGAACGACCTGTTCAGCGGCCCGGCACGCGGGAAGTTCCTGAGTCAGCAGGCGGCGTTCGGCAACTTCGGCGGCGCGGTCCTGATGCCGCTGGGAGGCCTGCTGGCCGCCGCGTCGTGGCGCGCCCCGTTCGCGCTGTACCTGATCGCGCTGCTGCTGATCCCCCTGACCCTGCGTCTGGCCGGGGGCCTGCCAGCCCCGCTGCCGACCGACAGCGCGCAGGACTCCAGGCCCCGCTGGGCCAGCATCGGCGTGATCTACGCCCTGTCGGTCGGGTACATGATCGTGTTCTACCTGATGCCCACCCAGGGACCGTTCCTGCTGCGCACCCTGGGCGCCGCGCCCGCCGTGACCGGGTTGCTGCTGGGCGCGTTCACGCTGGTCGCCGCGATCACCTCGCTGGTGTACTCGCGGTTCACCGGGCGGTTCCACGCGCAGCGCACGGCGGCGCTGGGCCTGATCCTGCTGGCCGCCGGATGGCTGACCGTTTCCGGTGCGGACACCGTCACGGGCGCGCTGCTGGGCCTGATCCTGGGCGGCACGGGCGGCGGGCTGGTCTTCCCGAACCTGTACACCTGGCTGGCCGACCTGACGCCTCCCGCGTGGCGCGGCCGGGTCACGGCCGGCATGAGCAGCGCCATCTTCCTGGGGCAGTTCCTGAGCCCGGTCCTGCTGACCAGCGCCCCCGGCCACGAGGGCCTGATCTTCCGGGTGGGAGCGCTGCTGGCCGCCGTGATGAGCGCCGCGCTGGTGGCCTTCAGCCTGCGCCGCACACCAACAGCCAGGGCTGGCTGA
- the metG gene encoding methionine--tRNA ligase: MSQAASTPFFITAAIDYANGAPHIGHVYEKILTDAIARYQRLAGRPVTFVMGTDEHGEKISKAAAKAGVTPQELVDDLSERAFQGLWKNLGISYDEFVRTTSARHKRFVQEILQRVYDAGDIYFAEYEGLYSVGAERYVTEKELVENPDGVRRFPGDKDPPELRREANYFFNMEKYQPWLLEYLQTHPDLIQPAGYRNEVLEMLKEPIGPLSISRPKNRVPWGVELPWDADHVTYVWFDALLSYLTPLVSNGQDASVSGTAWHVIGKDILKPHAVFWPTMLRAAGLPMYRRLVVHSHILAEDGRKMGKSLGNAIDPEALVSEYSIDAIRYTLLREATLSADSPYGEGILISRLNSDLANDLGNLLSRTISMIQKYRGGVVPAAQDLADRDRSIEAAALALPTQILALVDDLKINMAIEAAMNFVRDLNRYIAESAPWNLAKSDDTQRRLDTVLYTAAEGLRVASVALEAVIPTKARELRAQLGLAGQTYALAPAWGLTPAGTRVVGGPILFPKPEPKEVPTPAPGAPKPGKKEKPMTQTAPETATPTAPANVAAPVTPAPAENLISIDDFARIDLRVAEVLAAEAVAKADKLLKLTVKLGDETRTVVSGIRQWFEPEALVGRKVILVANLKPAKLRGIESQGMILAAEDDQGNLDLIGTGLDLPSGTRVR; encoded by the coding sequence ATGAGTCAAGCAGCATCCACCCCGTTTTTCATCACGGCCGCCATCGATTACGCCAACGGCGCCCCACATATCGGGCACGTGTACGAGAAGATCCTGACCGACGCCATCGCCCGCTACCAGCGCCTCGCGGGCCGCCCCGTGACGTTCGTCATGGGTACCGACGAGCACGGCGAGAAGATCAGCAAGGCCGCCGCCAAGGCCGGCGTGACCCCCCAGGAACTGGTCGACGATCTCTCCGAGCGCGCCTTCCAGGGCCTGTGGAAGAACCTGGGCATCAGCTACGACGAGTTCGTGCGCACCACCTCCGCGCGCCACAAGCGCTTCGTGCAGGAAATCCTCCAGCGCGTGTACGACGCCGGCGACATCTACTTCGCCGAGTACGAGGGCCTGTATTCGGTGGGCGCTGAACGCTACGTCACCGAGAAGGAACTCGTCGAGAACCCCGACGGCGTCCGCCGGTTCCCTGGCGACAAGGACCCCCCCGAACTGCGGCGCGAGGCGAACTACTTCTTTAACATGGAAAAGTACCAGCCGTGGCTGCTGGAATACCTCCAGACGCACCCCGACCTGATCCAGCCCGCCGGGTACCGCAACGAAGTTCTGGAAATGCTGAAAGAACCCATCGGGCCGCTCAGCATCAGCCGCCCCAAAAACCGCGTGCCCTGGGGCGTCGAACTGCCCTGGGACGCCGACCACGTCACGTACGTGTGGTTCGACGCGCTGCTCAGCTACCTTACGCCGCTCGTCAGTAACGGCCAGGACGCCAGTGTCAGCGGCACCGCCTGGCACGTGATCGGCAAGGACATCCTCAAGCCGCACGCCGTGTTCTGGCCCACCATGCTGCGCGCCGCCGGGCTGCCCATGTACCGCCGGCTGGTCGTGCACAGCCACATCCTCGCCGAGGACGGCCGCAAGATGGGCAAGAGCCTCGGGAACGCCATCGACCCCGAAGCGCTCGTCTCGGAGTACTCCATCGACGCGATCCGCTACACCCTGCTGCGCGAGGCGACCCTCAGCGCCGACAGCCCCTACGGCGAGGGTATCCTGATCTCGCGCCTGAACAGCGACCTCGCCAACGACCTGGGCAACCTGCTCTCACGTACCATCAGCATGATCCAGAAGTACCGGGGCGGCGTTGTCCCCGCCGCGCAGGACCTCGCGGACCGCGACCGGAGCATCGAGGCGGCCGCGCTGGCCCTGCCCACCCAGATCCTGGCGCTGGTCGATGACCTGAAGATCAACATGGCCATCGAGGCCGCCATGAACTTCGTGCGGGACCTCAACCGCTACATCGCCGAGAGTGCGCCGTGGAACCTCGCCAAGAGCGACGACACCCAGCGCCGCCTGGATACCGTGCTGTACACCGCCGCCGAGGGCCTGCGCGTCGCCAGCGTCGCCCTGGAAGCCGTGATTCCCACCAAGGCCCGCGAACTGCGCGCCCAGCTGGGACTGGCCGGGCAGACCTACGCCCTGGCGCCCGCCTGGGGCCTGACGCCCGCCGGAACGCGCGTGGTGGGCGGCCCGATCCTGTTCCCGAAACCCGAACCGAAAGAAGTCCCCACCCCTGCCCCGGGCGCCCCGAAACCCGGCAAGAAAGAGAAACCCATGACCCAGACTGCCCCCGAAACGGCCACCCCCACTGCTCCGGCCAACGTTGCTGCCCCCGTAACTCCGGCCCCCGCCGAGAACCTGATCAGCATCGACGACTTCGCCCGCATCGACCTGCGCGTCGCGGAAGTGCTGGCTGCCGAGGCCGTCGCCAAGGCCGACAAGCTCCTGAAACTCACGGTGAAACTCGGTGACGAGACCCGCACGGTCGTCAGCGGCATCCGCCAGTGGTTCGAACCCGAGGCGCTCGTGGGCCGCAAGGTCATCCTGGTCGCCAACCTGAAACCCGCCAAGCTACGCGGTATCGAGTCGCAGGGCATGATCCTCGCCGCCGAGGACGACCAGGGCAACCTGGACCTGATCGGCACCGGCCTGGACCTGCCCAGCGGCACCCGCGTCCGCTGA
- the rapZ gene encoding RNase adapter RapZ, producing MPFVVVSGLSGSGKSTVLRTLEDAGFFITDNLPPELWGAMHDLVEARGLDRVAISTDARTRHFLDALEASYMRLSRRREDLRVLFLEANADVLLKRYNFTRREHPLGENLMLDFARERELLAPLRAIADTVIDTTDLSAKDLGNRVLQLFRLEQDFHLRLMSFGFKHAPPRDVDMILDVRSLPNPYYDPALRPKTGLDAEVAAYAFAGQDSETFYAELRDFVRVAAERARATGRHGYTVGIGCTGGQHRSVAVTARLAGDLKDLNVDVMDHRDMKVGEHG from the coding sequence ATGCCGTTTGTCGTGGTCTCTGGCCTGTCCGGAAGTGGAAAAAGCACCGTCCTGCGCACCCTGGAGGACGCCGGGTTCTTCATCACGGACAACCTGCCCCCGGAACTGTGGGGGGCCATGCACGACCTCGTGGAGGCGCGTGGCCTGGACCGCGTGGCGATCAGTACCGATGCCCGCACCCGCCACTTCCTGGACGCCCTGGAAGCCAGTTACATGCGCCTGTCCCGCCGCCGCGAGGACCTGCGCGTCCTGTTCCTCGAGGCGAACGCGGACGTGCTGCTCAAGCGCTATAACTTCACGCGCCGCGAACACCCGCTGGGTGAGAACCTGATGCTGGACTTCGCGCGGGAACGCGAACTGCTCGCCCCGCTGCGAGCCATCGCTGACACCGTCATCGACACCACCGACCTGAGCGCCAAGGACCTGGGCAACCGCGTGCTGCAACTGTTCCGGCTGGAACAGGACTTCCACCTGCGCCTGATGTCCTTCGGGTTCAAGCACGCGCCCCCCCGTGACGTGGACATGATCCTCGACGTGCGCTCGCTGCCCAACCCGTACTACGACCCCGCCCTGCGCCCCAAGACCGGCCTGGACGCCGAGGTGGCCGCCTACGCCTTCGCCGGGCAGGACTCCGAGACGTTCTACGCGGAGCTGCGTGACTTCGTACGGGTCGCTGCCGAGCGCGCCCGCGCCACGGGCCGCCACGGGTACACGGTCGGGATCGGCTGCACCGGCGGGCAGCACCGCAGCGTGGCCGTCACCGCCCGCCTCGCCGGGGACCTGAAAGACCTGAACGTGGACGTCATGGACCACCGCGACATGAAGGTCGGCGAGCACGGGTGA
- a CDS encoding uridine diphosphate-N-acetylglucosamine-binding protein YvcK has protein sequence MSDPPLSQLDARPREPAPAEPPLSRRERLKPGLHRRSRRARMWMAPGIGVKRWLTLFVICTLLGGVGVLHFTWTGPLHFAATRWILWVNALVTPELMPLYTGGAAIMLLALTGALWSIMMLNRSVLRGMGTAPETTVDVLYERRNLARGPHLVTLGGGTGMSNLLSGLRAHTGNTTAIVTVSDDGGSSGRLREALDMVAPGDLTDCYAALSDSPVMARLLLHRFQRGEGLEGHTFGNLLLATLSEEQGGLSAAMKDIHEVLRIRGKVYPATTRPATLVAHLSDGRVIRGESQFAPQVGEATITRVTLDPPDLPTLPEVLAAIHSAEQIILGPGSLYTSIIPALLVPGIARAVRESGAPLVYVASLMTEPGETDDLTLEGHVQAITQHLGRTPDCVLVNNAMPPADVTERYAAEGAHLLTLQGASRDLRGRCVLHPLLQPGQARHDPHALAQALLQVAPRRTVG, from the coding sequence GTGAGTGACCCGCCCCTCTCGCAACTGGACGCCCGGCCGCGAGAACCCGCCCCGGCCGAGCCGCCCCTCTCGCGCCGTGAGCGCCTGAAACCGGGACTGCACCGCCGCAGCCGCCGCGCCCGCATGTGGATGGCCCCCGGCATCGGCGTGAAACGCTGGCTGACCCTGTTCGTGATCTGCACCCTGCTGGGCGGGGTGGGCGTGCTGCACTTCACCTGGACCGGCCCGCTGCACTTCGCGGCGACCCGCTGGATCCTGTGGGTGAACGCCCTGGTCACCCCGGAACTGATGCCGCTGTACACGGGCGGCGCGGCCATCATGCTGCTCGCGCTGACCGGGGCGCTGTGGAGCATCATGATGCTCAACCGCTCGGTCCTGCGGGGCATGGGCACCGCCCCGGAAACCACGGTGGACGTGCTGTACGAACGCCGGAACCTGGCGCGCGGCCCGCACCTCGTCACGCTGGGCGGCGGGACCGGCATGTCTAACCTGCTCTCGGGCCTGCGCGCGCACACCGGGAACACCACGGCCATCGTGACCGTCTCGGACGACGGGGGCAGCAGCGGCCGCCTGCGCGAGGCGCTGGACATGGTCGCGCCCGGCGACCTGACCGACTGCTACGCCGCCCTGAGCGACAGCCCCGTCATGGCCCGCCTGCTGCTGCACCGCTTCCAGCGCGGCGAGGGCCTGGAAGGACACACCTTCGGGAACCTGCTGCTGGCCACGCTCAGCGAGGAGCAGGGCGGCCTGAGCGCCGCCATGAAGGACATTCACGAGGTGCTGCGCATCCGCGGGAAGGTCTACCCGGCCACCACGCGCCCCGCCACGCTGGTCGCGCACCTCAGTGACGGGCGCGTGATTCGCGGTGAAAGTCAGTTCGCGCCGCAGGTGGGGGAGGCCACCATCACACGGGTCACCCTGGACCCCCCGGACCTGCCGACCCTGCCCGAGGTACTGGCCGCCATCCACAGCGCCGAGCAGATCATCCTGGGACCCGGCAGCCTGTACACCAGCATCATTCCGGCGCTGCTGGTGCCCGGCATCGCCCGCGCCGTGCGCGAGTCGGGCGCTCCGCTGGTGTACGTGGCGAGCCTGATGACCGAACCCGGCGAGACCGACGACCTGACCCTTGAAGGGCACGTGCAGGCCATCACCCAGCACCTGGGCCGCACGCCGGACTGCGTGCTCGTGAACAACGCCATGCCACCCGCCGACGTGACTGAACGGTACGCCGCCGAGGGCGCGCACCTGCTGACCCTGCAAGGTGCCAGCCGGGACCTGCGGGGCCGCTGCGTGCTGCACCCGCTGCTGCAACCCGGTCAGGCCCGGCACGACCCGCACGCGCTGGCGCAGGCTCTGCTGCAAGTCGCGCCCCGGCGCACGGTCGGCTGA